CATGCTGCTTTGCACTGTGTATCAATTGCCGCAAGCCAACAGCGACCAGCGTATCATGCTGCTGGCCACCACCACCCTGACGCTGCTGCTCCTGGTGGATATGGCGGTTGCCCATGGCTGGATCTCCTGGAGCCGGATTCCGGTCGGTTGGGGCTCACTGATGTTTTCACTGGCCATTGTGGCACTATCGTTACGGCACTTCATTCACACCCAGAACGCACTGGCACATCTGAATGCCACACTTGAAAACCGCGTGGTCGAGCGCACCTCAGAGTTGAAAATACTGGCCCGGCGCGAAGCCGATCGTGCGCGTGCTCTGGAGTTCGGCAATCGCAAACGCGCACTGCTGGATAAAATGATAAGCGCTATGGAGCAAAGCGAGACTGCTGAGCACGCCATCAAACGGATGGCGGCGCACCTTCCCGATTTGTGTGAACCGCTGCCCGGCGGACTTTATCGCAAGACTCAGCATCACTGGGAGCTGGAGTTACACTGGTGCCAGGAGACCCTGCCCTCGCGCTATGCGTTAACTGACACGCCCCGGCCTGAAGGGGATGAGTGGCACAGCTTCCGCATCGAATATGAAGACCCCCGCAACGGCAACCAGCTGATCGGCATGCTGGTGGTCAACCTCGACAGTCGCAATATCAATTTTGAGCAGCTGAACCCGTTAACACTGCAAAACCTGTTCCTGCGGGCTGTCGATCGGATCAACCTGACCCTGTCCAAAGTGGTACTGCAACAGGCGTTGAGTCGCTTCTCCTACGAGGATGCGCTGACCGGCCTCAATAACCGGCGCTTCCTTGATGAAATGTTGTCCCGCGAGGTCGCCCTGGCACATCGCAATCATAGTCCGTTGACCGTCATGATCTGTGATATTGACCATTTCAAGCGACTCAACGATACCTACGGGCATGCTGCCGGTGATGAGGTGCTGAAAAGCGTTGCCCGATTGTTGCGGACAACCTTCCGCGAAACCGACATTATCTGTCGCTTTGGTGGCGAGGAGTTTGTTGTGGTCATGCCTGCGGCAACGCTGCAGGACTGCCAGGATCGCGCTGAACAGCTACGCGCCAGCATGGCCAGCCAGACATTCACATATGGTACCGAAATAATCGGCCCCGTGACCCTCTCAGCCGGAATCAGCGCTCTGAACCCCGAAAGTGATACCGCTGATGACCTGTTGCGTCGGGCCGATAATGCGCTGTATCAGGCCAAGGCTGGCGGACGAAACCGTGTCATCAGCGCTAATACCGAGCTTCAGCCATAACCTGTTGACCCAAACGCCTAAAGCAGTGGCACGGATGCTATCCGTGCCAGCGGCCCGAACAGCTCACTGGCACGGTAACAACTCAGCTCCAGCTCACTCACCCGCAGCGTCAATGACTCGGCTCGGTTGAATGAACTGATCCTGGCCTGCAGCTGCGACCAAGACAACGCCTGTTGGAACAGCCCAACCGTCAGGTGCGGCACATATTCGGCTTGCCGCACTTCGGAGCTGATTGTTTCAAGCCGCTCACGCAGCACTGCCAACACACCCTCGGGATCACTTACCTGCAAATAGGGTGCGCTGGCAAAACTGTCCAGCCCCCCGATCTGTAATGAAAAGGATGCCTGTGCCAGCATTTCCAGCGCCTCACATTGCAACTGTTGTGCCTGCCGCGTGAAATCATCATCCCTGTACTGCACCAGCGCATCAAACCCACAGACAAACAAAGTGATATGGGCCTGCCGACGGTAGTCTTGATGCAACCAGGGCGAAAGGTGCTGCTGCGCGGCCTGCAGACGCTCAAGCACAAGCCTGTCACGCACCGGCAGCGTCCAGACACAATACATCTGGCGGCCATAATGCCACTCGGGATAGTCACGCAATTCGCAGGGGATGGTAAAGAGAGGGGAGGAATAAGGCATGGTACAGGATGTTAACGGGTGAGAGCCTGAACTTCAGCCCCCAAAACCAAAAACGGGCCACAAGGGCCCGTTTTTTACGCGTATCGAACTCGAGGTTCAGATCGCGACGATGTTCTCAGCCTGAGGACCTTTCTGGCCCTGAGTAACTGTGAACTGAACCTGCTGGCCTTCGGTCAGAGTTTTGAAGCCTGAACCGGAGATGGCGCTGAAATGGGCGAAAACGTCCGGGCCATTCTGCTGTTCGATGAAGCCGAAGCCTTTAGTTTCGTTGAACCATTTAACGGTGCCAGTAGTAGTAGACATAATAGTATTCTCGTTCGAAATATAATTTTTGGGCGTAACCAAATGCTGGTCATGCTCCGATAATGCTTTAGGTAATGCTGGTACTTATGAAAACAGAACGAGGTACATACGATTAGGCAGGACTTCGAAATGGTGCATAAATGCAGGTGTTACTCTCAAGCCATTGCAGTCTACGCTGATTCGGTAGGGAGTCAAAGCATTATTTCAACTATTTTCAGGCATTGCCAAAAGAAGTGAACAAAAAACGGGCCACAAGGGCCCGTTTTTTGCGCTGACTGAACTCAAGGTTCAGATCGCAGCGATGTTCTCTGCCTGAGGACCTTTCTGGCCCTGAGTAACATTGAACTGTACCTGCTGGCCTTCGGTCAGGGTTTTGAAGCCTGAACCGGCAATGGCGCTGAAATGGGCGAAAACGTCCGGTCCACCGCTCTTCTGCTCGATGAAGCCAAAGCCTTTAGTTTCGTTGAACCATTTAACGGTGCCAGTAGTAGTAGACATAATAGTATTCTCGTTCGAAATATAATGTGTGAACACAGCCAGCAAAATACTGATCTGGTTCGGGTAATGCTTTTAATAATACAAGGACTTATGAAAACAGAACGAGGTACATACGATTAGGCAGGACGTCGAAATGGTGCATAAATGCAGGTGTTACTCTCAAGCCAGTTCAGAGTACGCCTATTATTGAGCCAGTGACAGTTTTATTTAACTTATTTCAATTAAAAACTGCAGCCTTATATTTAACTGCAGCCTTTTCAATCGCTTAACGTTATTTAGGCCGACACACCTGATCACCATAATAGTTATTGCTGTAATTGCAGTCAGGGCATGCCTGTTCGGTCACGGGTACGGCGGCAACCGCAGCCGGGCGTGATGAATGTTCAAAGGATGAAACGATGTAGCGGGCAACGTCAGTCATGTCGAGGGCTCCTTGGGTGTCAGTTGCAACCAGATTACCCGCTGACGATTGTTTGTTGAAATTTATTGTTTTTAGGATATCAATTGCCAAAAGCTATATAAGTAAATCCTGTCCCGCCACACCGTCTGATCGAAATTCACACAGTGGATAAAACAGATAACAGGATACTCCACAGGCACACACATCACTGTCCACAGCATTCCGAACCTCCGGTCAGAAACTCCGTCAGGGTTGACATCCATATTGTGCATCAAAACGATCACCCCCTGATCAGTTTTACAGATCCCGTACTGCAAGGGCTTAAGAGCGATGTTTGGACCCGTTGTGCCGAGGTTTTCCACAGAACTGTTCAGGGGTTCTGGGGATGGTTTTCACAGAATTAATTTTTCTTCGACTGAGGCGGTGGGGAAAACTGAAAAGATATACACAGCAATGGATGGTTTGGTGGGTGTGCATAACTGGTGCTTTAGGAAGCCCTAGTGCGTAGCGACGATACATACTGGTAACATGATTTTCTGAGACTCGGATGGAGCCCTGCTATGCCAAGGAAAGACTGGACACCAGAACAGGTAAAACTGGCTTTTCATCTTTACTGCCAACTTCCTTACGGACGTCTGCACCGCAGCAACCCGGAGATCATCGCTCTGGCCAACCTGATGGGCCGCTCGGCGAACTCGGTCGCCATGAAACTGTGCAACCTGGCCAGTCTTGATCCGGCGATCACCGCATCAGGCCGCAAAGGTCTGACAGGTGCCTCAAAACTGGACCGAGCCATCTGGGACGAATTTCATGCCGATTGGGAGGGACTGGTAGTGGAAAGCAGCCGAATAAAAGCCGAACTGGAACAGACCTCAGGCGATACAACGGAAACTGAATCCGCCAGTGAGGAACTGATAGACGACTTTACAGGCGAAACCCGCAGTCAAATCGCGCAGCAACGCATCAAGCAGTCGTTTTTCCGCCGCGCTGTGCTGTCGAGTTATCACCACCGCTGCTGCGTCACCGGCCTCTCGGAACCACGCCTACTGATCGCTAGCCATATCGTCCCTTGGAGTCAAGACAAAACCAACCGACTCAACCCCAGCAATGGGCTTTGCCTATCTGCGCTATATGATCGGGCCTTTGATCAGGGATTGATGACGTTTGATGAGGATTGGCGGGTTGTGCTGTCCGCACAACTCAAACAGCCAGAGCCTGCCATGCAGCGCTTTTTCCAGGCGGTCGAAGGGCAAAAGATTGTGATGCCTGAGCGGTTTAGTCCTGATCCCGGATTGATGCAGCAGCATAGGGATCAGATTTTTGTGGGGGGAGGCTGATCTGATGGACGTGGGGTTTATTCTGCTTTGCGCTGTGGATTCAACCCAACGCCGCCGCTCACGAAACCAGCCCCAATAATTAGTTGACCGACAGCAACCAGTCATGCACATCAGAAATTTTACTCTGATCTCGTTATATAATCACTGTGAAAAGGAGAGCCATAAGTATGATAAACGCCATCCATGATGCTATTTTTGAAGGCGATATAGATCGAGTCAGATCTATTTTGAATAATGGTATAGATATTGAGGCAAAAAATTGCGACGGCGATACTCCTTTTTTGACTTGTTGTACGTATAGGCCTCTTATTGAGATAATGAATTTGCTTGTTGACTATGGTGCTGACATAGATGCGCGAAACATTAATGGAGAAAGTTCATTATCTATAGCAGTGAATCGTAAAAAAATAGCTGTTATAGATTTCCTTCTCAATAAAAATGCCGAGATAAATGTTGTTAGTGACGATGGTCAGACACCACTATTTCGGGCCATTTATAAAAATCAATTAGCATATGCTAAGGAGATGCTGCGGCGTGGAGCAGATCCTAGCCTTAATCCGAGCAACCCGGAAAGCGGGACTTCTTTACTTTGGGCGGCTGGCACTGGTGATCTTGAGCTGGTGAAGATGCTGGTAGATTGTGGAGCAGATATTAGTTCGCCGGGGATTTTACATTCAGCAATTAAACATATGCATATCATGAAATATTTGATTGATCAGGGGGTCGATGTTAATAAGAAAGGTGCATGGGGATCAACCGCATTGCATATGGCTGCATATAAATGTGAAAAAGATGCTGTTGAGTTGCTAATTAATAATGGTGCCGATATTGGAGTAAAAGACGATAAAGAAGATCAAACTCCCTACGAGTGGGCTCTTGAGGGGGACTGTCAGTGTGAAATCATCGGGAATCTTTTAAAAAGTGACTAAGTGTGGGTACTAAGGAGGTTGTTCACGCCGGTTAAGTTCGAGATGCTGGTTATTGCCAAACAAACAGCACAGAACAACCGACATGAACAACCCCCATAAAAATGCACGAACCACGCCCCATATTTGAGCCCTGATCGTTGATCACGCGATACGTCAGCAACAATCCATCATGGATATCGCCCACACATTCGGTATCAGTAGGCGTACGGTGTATAAGTTGCTTGCTCGCTATCGAGAGGCAGGTGAAGCAGGTCTTGAGTCAGCATCCAGCCGTCCCCACGCCCCACCGAGGCAGATGCCGAAACAATAATGGGTTGAGCTGATACAGAAGATGCGTCTGACGCTCAAATGGACCACCAAGCAAATCGCACAGGCACTGAGTCTGGCGTACTCCACCGTGACAGCGGTACTGCGTCGACTGAAGCTCAATCGCGCCTCACACCTGGAGCCGGTGCAACCTGTGCAGCGCTACGAGCACCCCAAGCCGGGTGACATGCTGCATATGGATATCAAGAAGCTGCCTCGCTTCGAGAGGCCTGGTCACCGCGTAACAAACGACCGTCGTCAGAACACGCTAGGTGCGGGTTATGAGTGCGTCCATACGCGCCCAGAACGAACGGCAAGGCGGAGCGTTTTATACAAACAATGATCCGGGAATGGGCATATGCGGTGCCCTACGCAAACGACATATTAAGGACTTGGGCACTGACAGACTGGATCAATCACTACAATAAACAACGTCCGCATGGCAGTATCGGAAATCTACCACCGGTGTCTCGAATACCGAAGCTGCGTGAACAACGTGTTTAGTATTCACAGGTAGCAGCACTAGGAACAAGGAGCCGGCAATCATGAGCGCCAGCCCATTAATATATCGAATAGTAATGTCCCGTAAACAACGTTAAACAAGCCCTATCGCGTTACGCCCTGCCCAGCTGTTTTGTGTTTGTCAGTCACTCACACTAGAATATGCATAACGGCTAATAAGTAGTCCAACGCAATAGTCACGCCGTAGCTAATCAAGTCGATTCATTACTTTACCAAGCAGGAGCTTACTGTGCTGTCACAACGCTACACCCGTCTGGTCACCACACTACTGATGTCGATGGTCATGGTTACCCTGATGACGTTTGTGATCACCGCCATCAACACCGGTTTCACCGAAGGCTTCTCGTCACGTTGGGGCATGGCGATTCTGATTGCCTGGCCGATCGCGTTTCCGCTGATTTATGTGCTGCCCAAGCGCATGCAGATGCTGGCCGGTCGGATTTGTAGCCTGCCTCATTAAATCAGTGTACTGAGTTTGCCCCTCGAGCCTGCACCTTGCAGGCTTTTGTCCCCTTGGCACAGCCTAACCTTCGATCCATCCAACTGCCTCTTCTTGTCATCTTGGCCAGGCCAGAGTCTTTAATATATAAAAGCTATCGAAGCATTAATTACGATTAATTTCACACATTCATTGCCGCTCGATACCATAGCTCCATATTCGAAATGCGCCCAACGCCGAACGGGAGATCCACAGGACAGGCGGGCGGTCGCAACATATAACTTTACCGAGAGATGACGCACATGTTGGATACCAATCTGAAGC
This DNA window, taken from Marinobacterium iners, encodes the following:
- a CDS encoding integrase core domain-containing protein, whose translation is MIREWAYAVPYANDILRTWALTDWINHYNKQRPHGSIGNLPPVSRIPKLREQRV
- the cspE gene encoding transcription antiterminator/RNA stability regulator CspE, with the translated sequence MSTTTGTVKWFNETKGFGFIEQKSGGPDVFAHFSAIAGSGFKTLTEGQQVQFNVTQGQKGPQAENIAAI
- a CDS encoding helix-turn-helix domain-containing protein, which encodes MDIAHTFGISRRTVYKLLARYREAGEAGLESASSRPHAPPRQMPKQ
- a CDS encoding HNH endonuclease; the encoded protein is MPRKDWTPEQVKLAFHLYCQLPYGRLHRSNPEIIALANLMGRSANSVAMKLCNLASLDPAITASGRKGLTGASKLDRAIWDEFHADWEGLVVESSRIKAELEQTSGDTTETESASEELIDDFTGETRSQIAQQRIKQSFFRRAVLSSYHHRCCVTGLSEPRLLIASHIVPWSQDKTNRLNPSNGLCLSALYDRAFDQGLMTFDEDWRVVLSAQLKQPEPAMQRFFQAVEGQKIVMPERFSPDPGLMQQHRDQIFVGGG
- a CDS encoding 2'-5' RNA ligase family protein gives rise to the protein MPYSSPLFTIPCELRDYPEWHYGRQMYCVWTLPVRDRLVLERLQAAQQHLSPWLHQDYRRQAHITLFVCGFDALVQYRDDDFTRQAQQLQCEALEMLAQASFSLQIGGLDSFASAPYLQVSDPEGVLAVLRERLETISSEVRQAEYVPHLTVGLFQQALSWSQLQARISSFNRAESLTLRVSELELSCYRASELFGPLARIASVPLL
- a CDS encoding ankyrin repeat domain-containing protein → MINAIHDAIFEGDIDRVRSILNNGIDIEAKNCDGDTPFLTCCTYRPLIEIMNLLVDYGADIDARNINGESSLSIAVNRKKIAVIDFLLNKNAEINVVSDDGQTPLFRAIYKNQLAYAKEMLRRGADPSLNPSNPESGTSLLWAAGTGDLELVKMLVDCGADISSPGILHSAIKHMHIMKYLIDQGVDVNKKGAWGSTALHMAAYKCEKDAVELLINNGADIGVKDDKEDQTPYEWALEGDCQCEIIGNLLKSD
- a CDS encoding DUF2798 domain-containing protein — translated: MLSQRYTRLVTTLLMSMVMVTLMTFVITAINTGFTEGFSSRWGMAILIAWPIAFPLIYVLPKRMQMLAGRICSLPH
- a CDS encoding diguanylate cyclase, producing the protein MRYLWLCLLCLLALGLTRAQAETVPLNQHWEYRWGDSPFKDDTPVWTIEADEAQWHPISFPSNPPGRDGRENIWYRTQIPEDDWRDPVLYIFSVDLIFEVYLEGERIYHYGEFDAQGKGRFEGWPWHMIPLPEDAAGKPIHFRVYSNYMDIGLWGEVKIMDRLELYQQILKESIDSLIITLFNLLIAALALLFALFKSGRLTLLALGLFSLASAGLALSTSQAKQLLFNHALIWEYIGAGSYYLLPIALALMLQAWFGRLRWLYRSLVGLFLVYLIGALGLSLMGVVSLANTYPLFDLLFAVLVPVMLLCTVYQLPQANSDQRIMLLATTTLTLLLLVDMAVAHGWISWSRIPVGWGSLMFSLAIVALSLRHFIHTQNALAHLNATLENRVVERTSELKILARREADRARALEFGNRKRALLDKMISAMEQSETAEHAIKRMAAHLPDLCEPLPGGLYRKTQHHWELELHWCQETLPSRYALTDTPRPEGDEWHSFRIEYEDPRNGNQLIGMLVVNLDSRNINFEQLNPLTLQNLFLRAVDRINLTLSKVVLQQALSRFSYEDALTGLNNRRFLDEMLSREVALAHRNHSPLTVMICDIDHFKRLNDTYGHAAGDEVLKSVARLLRTTFRETDIICRFGGEEFVVVMPAATLQDCQDRAEQLRASMASQTFTYGTEIIGPVTLSAGISALNPESDTADDLLRRADNALYQAKAGGRNRVISANTELQP
- a CDS encoding cold-shock protein yields the protein MSTTTGTVKWFNETKGFGFIEQQNGPDVFAHFSAISGSGFKTLTEGQQVQFTVTQGQKGPQAENIVAI